Proteins from a single region of Streptomyces sp. Tu 3180:
- a CDS encoding CARDB domain-containing protein, with protein MAVAAGLLTVGLAAPASAADEPPQTDQLWINTPYEQTLPIGTDGGQPQSRTLGVGIYHDNDNFTVTDGRLTIDVSGLAGVAEVTWSDNCTPSGAGAVCDIPVVPAIGGDYEDQVFLTVRAADGAEVGAQGRITYEATATGGPEGTLTAPHESFDTTLTVGSGPDLAVDPVAGVEEGLPGDERTIPFKVTNNGNERANGFTVKLYASYGLTDLTRYDACTYTTTDGNDYAPSNKALCTFDQVLAPGDSFELPEPLTVRLAPHALNERLDIGVEPGDGAQDIDSRNDYAVLQIGAENTADFSVTGDAVSAAAGETATAELTFKNHGPAWLGNLGSGDPVAEVRLVVPEGTEVTGVPSGCHPRTLDGGSYPKQTGAPRYDCNLRYWVLEDTQRTFAFSVRVDTVVPGATGAVSIHPPYGEHPFGFDPDPTNNTAVLTVN; from the coding sequence GTGGCGGTGGCAGCCGGTCTGCTGACGGTCGGCCTCGCCGCACCCGCGTCCGCCGCCGACGAGCCGCCGCAGACCGACCAGTTGTGGATCAACACGCCGTACGAGCAGACGCTGCCGATCGGTACCGACGGCGGTCAGCCGCAGTCCCGCACCCTCGGCGTCGGCATCTACCACGACAACGACAACTTCACGGTGACCGACGGCAGGCTCACCATCGACGTCTCCGGCCTCGCCGGGGTCGCCGAGGTGACCTGGTCCGACAACTGCACGCCGAGCGGCGCCGGCGCGGTGTGCGACATCCCCGTGGTGCCCGCGATCGGGGGTGACTACGAGGACCAGGTGTTCCTGACGGTGCGCGCGGCCGACGGCGCCGAAGTCGGCGCGCAGGGCAGGATCACTTACGAGGCGACGGCCACCGGCGGCCCCGAAGGGACGCTCACCGCGCCGCACGAGAGCTTCGACACCACGCTCACCGTCGGCTCCGGACCCGACCTGGCCGTCGACCCCGTCGCCGGCGTCGAGGAGGGTCTGCCCGGCGACGAGCGGACGATCCCGTTCAAGGTCACCAACAACGGCAACGAGCGCGCGAACGGATTCACCGTCAAGCTGTACGCCTCGTACGGCCTGACGGATCTGACCCGCTACGACGCCTGCACCTACACCACGACGGACGGCAACGACTACGCACCGTCGAACAAGGCGCTCTGCACGTTCGACCAGGTGCTGGCGCCGGGCGACTCCTTCGAGCTGCCCGAGCCGCTGACGGTGCGACTCGCCCCGCACGCACTGAACGAGCGGCTCGACATCGGCGTGGAGCCGGGCGACGGCGCCCAGGACATCGACTCCCGGAACGACTACGCGGTCCTCCAGATCGGCGCGGAAAACACCGCGGACTTCTCCGTGACCGGTGACGCCGTCTCCGCAGCGGCGGGCGAGACGGCCACGGCCGAGCTCACGTTCAAGAACCACGGACCGGCCTGGCTCGGCAACCTCGGCTCCGGAGACCCTGTCGCCGAGGTCCGGCTGGTCGTGCCCGAGGGCACCGAGGTCACCGGCGTGCCGTCCGGCTGCCACCCGCGCACCCTCGACGGCGGCTCCTACCCGAAACAGACGGGCGCCCCGCGCTACGACTGCAACCTGCGGTACTGGGTGCTGGAGGACACCCAGCGCACGTTCGCGTTCTCCGTGCGCGTCGACACCGTGGTACCCGGTGCGACCGGTGCCGTGAGCATCCACCCTCCGTACGGCGAGCACCCCTTCGGCTTCGACCCGGATCCCACGAACAACACGGCGGTCCTGACCGTCAACTGA
- a CDS encoding ATP-binding protein gives MPDPRAPAARPERREGGRHGRPPSRTAPALPETHIRPQLLRLAVLPPVAVALSACAAVLFLVRSSGVRPGLTLWGVLGGATSVTLAAIGIAAVAADRAARSVHDRVGTLRRSTARREADLRALVEALRRGDGPPPHRRPGAPAGDADDFDLLAADLARAHDGAVTAVVQASRLSSQAGSEQKLEVFVNLARRLQSLVHREILILDELENEIEDPDLLKGLFHVDHLATRIRRHAENLAVLGGAVSRRQWSNPVPMTEVLRSAIAEVEQYSRVKLVPPVEGTLRGHAVADVIHLLAELVENATVFSAPHTQVLLRADLVTAGLAVEVEDRGLGMPAGEQDRMNALLADPDQVNVASLLADGRIGLFVVSQLAKRHGIHVRLQTNIYGGVQAVLVVPQALLGTEPGAVGGGRGAGRQPHDGGTGAVLTPRHTPSAPSPGDAPAPGTAHGGGPVPGPGAPLTPVAPPAAPQRQHRGNAPAPAASPRHGTSAPPLPVRGARTVRPGSAEAVPGVRHDDRHDLAENGTAPLTPRTGTVRGTMERPRLPRRRAQEHIAPQLRDAPAPRQDTDHVAGHDPDLMAAFQRGFGLAESRLQMERGHADPVPPADERPAPDGSGPVVPGPRTDHPDHTVRHDGSAPAG, from the coding sequence GTGCCCGACCCGCGTGCTCCGGCCGCCCGCCCGGAGCGGCGCGAGGGCGGCCGCCACGGCCGTCCGCCCTCGCGGACCGCTCCCGCGCTGCCCGAGACGCACATACGGCCCCAGCTGCTGCGTCTGGCCGTCCTGCCGCCCGTCGCGGTGGCCCTCAGCGCCTGCGCGGCCGTGCTGTTCCTCGTGCGCTCGTCCGGGGTGCGGCCGGGCCTCACCCTGTGGGGCGTGCTCGGCGGCGCGACGTCGGTGACGCTCGCCGCCATCGGCATCGCCGCCGTGGCCGCCGACCGCGCCGCCCGGTCCGTGCACGACCGCGTCGGCACGCTGCGCCGGAGCACCGCCCGGCGCGAGGCCGACCTGCGCGCCCTCGTCGAGGCGCTGCGCCGCGGGGACGGCCCGCCCCCGCACCGGCGGCCAGGGGCACCGGCCGGGGACGCCGACGACTTCGACCTGCTCGCCGCCGACCTCGCCCGCGCGCACGACGGTGCCGTCACCGCCGTCGTGCAGGCGTCCCGGCTCTCCAGCCAGGCGGGCAGCGAACAGAAGCTCGAGGTGTTCGTCAACCTCGCCCGGCGCCTGCAGTCCCTGGTGCACCGGGAGATCCTGATCCTCGACGAGCTGGAGAACGAGATCGAGGACCCCGACCTGCTCAAGGGCCTCTTCCACGTCGACCACCTCGCCACCCGCATCCGCCGCCACGCCGAGAACCTCGCCGTGCTCGGCGGGGCCGTCTCCCGGCGGCAGTGGAGCAACCCGGTCCCCATGACCGAGGTGCTGCGCTCGGCCATCGCCGAGGTCGAGCAGTACTCCCGGGTCAAGCTCGTGCCACCGGTCGAGGGCACCCTGCGCGGGCACGCCGTCGCCGACGTCATCCACCTGCTCGCCGAACTCGTCGAGAACGCCACGGTGTTCTCCGCCCCCCACACCCAGGTGCTGCTGCGGGCCGACCTCGTCACCGCCGGGCTCGCCGTCGAGGTCGAGGACCGCGGACTCGGCATGCCGGCCGGTGAACAGGACCGGATGAACGCCCTGCTCGCCGATCCCGACCAGGTCAATGTCGCCAGCCTGCTGGCCGACGGCCGCATCGGTCTGTTCGTGGTCTCGCAACTCGCCAAGCGGCACGGCATCCACGTCCGCCTCCAGACCAACATCTACGGCGGGGTCCAGGCCGTGCTCGTGGTGCCGCAGGCACTGCTCGGCACGGAGCCGGGGGCCGTCGGCGGCGGACGGGGCGCGGGCCGGCAGCCGCACGACGGGGGCACCGGCGCGGTCCTGACGCCCCGTCACACACCGTCCGCCCCCTCACCCGGGGACGCGCCGGCGCCGGGGACCGCGCACGGCGGCGGACCGGTGCCGGGCCCCGGGGCGCCCCTCACCCCCGTGGCACCCCCGGCCGCCCCGCAGCGGCAGCACCGGGGGAACGCCCCCGCCCCGGCCGCGTCACCGCGGCACGGCACGAGCGCCCCGCCGTTGCCCGTGCGGGGAGCCCGCACGGTGCGGCCCGGCTCCGCCGAGGCGGTGCCAGGCGTCCGCCACGACGACCGGCACGACCTCGCGGAGAACGGGACCGCCCCCCTCACCCCGCGCACCGGCACGGTGCGCGGCACGATGGAGAGACCCCGGCTGCCCCGCCGCCGCGCCCAGGAGCACATCGCACCCCAGCTCCGCGACGCCCCCGCACCCCGTCAGGACACCGACCACGTCGCCGGCCACGACCCCGACCTGATGGCGGCCTTCCAACGGGGCTTCGGCCTCGCGGAATCCCGGCTGCAGATGGAGCGCGGCCACGCGGACCCCGTCCCTCCCGCGGACGAGCGCCCCGCACCCGACGGGTCCGGGCCCGTGGTGCCCGGACCCCGCACCGACCACCCCGACCACACCGTCCGGCACGACGGGAGCGCGCCCGCCGGATGA
- a CDS encoding roadblock/LC7 domain-containing protein: protein MASDAPTAHVSDLDWLMSGLVQRVPHTSSAVLLSCDGLVKSVHGLDADSADHMAALASGLYSLGRSAGVRFGDGGDVRQVVVELDSMLLFVTTAGSGTCLAVLAGREADAAVLGYEMAMLVKSVRPYLMTAPRQPAAEPPVMRPRA, encoded by the coding sequence ATGGCGAGCGATGCGCCGACCGCCCATGTGTCCGATCTCGACTGGCTGATGAGCGGCCTCGTGCAACGGGTGCCGCACACCAGCAGCGCCGTACTGCTCTCGTGCGACGGGCTGGTGAAGTCCGTGCACGGCCTCGACGCGGACAGCGCCGACCACATGGCCGCCCTGGCGTCCGGCCTGTACTCCCTCGGCCGCAGCGCGGGCGTCCGCTTCGGCGACGGCGGCGACGTCCGCCAGGTCGTCGTCGAGCTCGACTCGATGCTGCTGTTCGTCACCACCGCCGGCTCCGGCACCTGCCTCGCCGTGCTGGCCGGCCGCGAGGCCGACGCGGCGGTGCTCGGCTACGAGATGGCGATGCTGGTCAAGAGCGTCCGGCCGTATCTGATGACCGCCCCCCGGCAGCCGGCCGCCGAACCCCCGGTGATGAGGCCTCGAGCGTGA
- a CDS encoding DUF742 domain-containing protein has protein sequence MTAAGDGPWLDDAAGRLVRPFTVSNGRTRPTVALDLMSQVRATGSTPLGYLGPEHAQALELCRAPVPVAEVAAHLRLPVAVTKVLLADLVDCGALTDRPPAFHHTPTDRALLEAVLDGLRRQL, from the coding sequence GTGACGGCGGCCGGTGACGGGCCCTGGCTCGACGACGCGGCCGGGCGGCTGGTGCGCCCTTTCACGGTCAGCAACGGCCGCACCCGGCCCACCGTCGCGCTCGACCTCATGTCGCAGGTGAGAGCCACCGGTTCCACCCCTCTCGGCTACCTCGGCCCCGAACACGCGCAGGCGCTCGAGCTGTGCCGCGCGCCCGTCCCGGTCGCCGAGGTCGCCGCCCATCTCAGGCTGCCGGTGGCCGTCACCAAGGTGCTGCTGGCGGACCTCGTCGACTGCGGGGCGCTGACCGACCGGCCCCCCGCGTTCCACCACACCCCGACGGACCGGGCCCTTCTGGAGGCAGTGCTCGATGGACTACGACGACAGCTCTGA
- a CDS encoding ATP/GTP-binding protein: protein MDYDDSSDRVDGAGPGAEPFPTALKILVAGGFGVGKTTFVGAVSEIAPLSTEELLTTVSAGTDNLDGIENKVETTVAMDFGRITLDAEHVLYLFGTPGQERFWFMWDELCEGALGAVILADTRRLEECFAAVDFFEQRGLGFVIAVNEFDGAFRYDPGEVRAALDLPEEVPVVCCDARISSSGVQTLLTLVRHLIAHAPAPATGYGAHM, encoded by the coding sequence ATGGACTACGACGACAGCTCTGACCGCGTCGACGGCGCCGGCCCCGGTGCCGAACCGTTCCCCACGGCACTCAAGATCCTGGTGGCGGGCGGGTTCGGCGTGGGCAAGACGACCTTCGTCGGCGCGGTCAGCGAGATCGCGCCGCTCAGCACCGAGGAACTCCTCACCACGGTCAGTGCCGGCACCGACAACCTCGACGGCATCGAGAACAAGGTCGAGACGACCGTGGCCATGGACTTCGGCCGCATCACCCTCGACGCGGAGCACGTGCTGTACCTGTTCGGCACCCCGGGCCAGGAGCGGTTCTGGTTCATGTGGGACGAGCTGTGCGAGGGCGCGCTCGGCGCGGTGATCCTCGCCGACACCCGGCGCCTGGAGGAGTGCTTCGCCGCGGTCGACTTCTTCGAGCAGCGCGGCCTCGGCTTCGTCATCGCCGTCAACGAGTTCGACGGTGCCTTCCGCTACGACCCCGGGGAGGTGCGCGCCGCCCTCGATCTCCCCGAGGAGGTCCCCGTGGTGTGCTGCGACGCCCGGATCTCCAGCTCCGGCGTCCAGACCCTGCTGACCCTCGTCCGGCACCTCATCGCCCATGCCCCCGCCCCCGCGACGGGGTACGGCGCCCACATGTGA
- a CDS encoding GAF domain-containing protein: MSYDPPRPAGRLLLTPEDKEAPERTRRLRRLGLGDRPDPALDAFAHGLAELTGAPYAMVNFLGEDAQFFAGLHTPAVAPVVRGDGAGALLGRVLPRDHGFCPHVVARRKALVLEDVSDYPRFAGNPVVDEFGIRSYLGAPLVDGTGTVLGTVSVTDVRPRAWGQPGLAAIKEQAADLVVRLERGEDDGLPR; this comes from the coding sequence ATGAGCTACGACCCGCCGCGCCCGGCCGGTCGTCTGCTGCTCACCCCCGAGGACAAGGAGGCCCCGGAACGCACCCGCAGGCTGCGCCGGCTGGGACTGGGGGACCGCCCCGATCCCGCGCTGGACGCCTTCGCGCACGGCCTCGCCGAGCTCACGGGAGCGCCGTACGCCATGGTCAACTTCCTCGGCGAGGACGCGCAGTTCTTCGCGGGCCTGCACACCCCGGCCGTCGCACCGGTCGTACGCGGTGACGGCGCCGGCGCCCTGCTGGGCCGGGTGCTGCCCCGCGACCACGGCTTCTGCCCCCACGTGGTGGCCCGGCGCAAGGCGCTGGTCCTGGAGGACGTGAGCGACTACCCGCGGTTCGCGGGCAATCCGGTCGTGGACGAGTTCGGCATCCGCTCCTACCTGGGCGCACCGCTCGTCGACGGCACCGGCACGGTGCTCGGCACCGTCTCGGTCACCGACGTCCGGCCCAGGGCCTGGGGGCAGCCGGGGCTCGCGGCCATCAAGGAGCAGGCCGCGGACCTCGTCGTACGGCTGGAGCGAGGGGAGGACGACGGGCTGCCGCGGTGA
- the tdh gene encoding L-threonine 3-dehydrogenase, whose product MKALVKEKAEPGLWLADVPEPAVGPGDVLIKVLRTGICGTDLHIRAWDGWAQQAITTPLVVGHEFVGEVVETGRDVTDVKAGDRVSGEGHLVCGKCRNCQAGRRHLCRATVGLGVGRDGAFAEYVVLPATNVWVHRVPVDLDIAAIFDPFGNAVHTALSFPLVGEDVLITGAGPIGLMAAAVARHAGARNVMITDVSEERLELARKIGATLALNVAESAIADGQHALGLREGFDIGLEMSGRPEAMRDMIANMTHGGRIAMLGLPAEEFPVDWARIVTSMITIKGIYGREMFETWYAMSVLLEGGLDLAPVITGRYEYRDFEAAFEDAASGKGGKVILDWTV is encoded by the coding sequence TTGAAGGCGCTGGTCAAGGAGAAGGCGGAGCCCGGGCTGTGGCTCGCGGACGTCCCGGAGCCCGCCGTCGGGCCCGGCGACGTGCTGATCAAGGTGCTGCGCACCGGTATCTGCGGCACCGACCTGCACATCCGGGCCTGGGACGGCTGGGCCCAGCAGGCGATCACCACCCCGCTGGTCGTCGGGCACGAGTTCGTCGGCGAGGTCGTCGAGACCGGCCGGGACGTCACCGACGTCAAGGCCGGTGACCGGGTCAGCGGCGAGGGGCACCTGGTGTGCGGCAAGTGCCGCAACTGCCAGGCCGGCCGCCGGCACCTGTGCCGGGCCACGGTCGGGCTCGGGGTCGGCCGCGACGGCGCCTTCGCCGAGTACGTCGTGCTTCCCGCGACCAACGTCTGGGTGCACCGCGTCCCCGTGGACCTCGACATCGCCGCCATCTTCGACCCGTTCGGCAACGCCGTGCACACCGCCCTGTCCTTCCCGCTCGTCGGCGAGGACGTCCTGATCACGGGGGCCGGCCCGATCGGCCTGATGGCCGCCGCGGTGGCCCGGCACGCCGGCGCGCGCAACGTCATGATCACCGACGTCAGCGAGGAGCGCCTGGAACTCGCCCGCAAGATCGGCGCGACCCTGGCGCTGAACGTCGCCGAGTCGGCCATCGCCGACGGCCAGCACGCCCTCGGCCTGCGCGAGGGCTTCGACATCGGCCTGGAGATGTCCGGCCGCCCCGAGGCCATGCGGGACATGATCGCCAACATGACGCACGGCGGCCGCATCGCGATGCTCGGCCTGCCCGCCGAGGAGTTCCCGGTCGACTGGGCCCGGATCGTCACCTCGATGATCACGATCAAGGGCATCTACGGCCGTGAGATGTTCGAGACCTGGTACGCCATGTCGGTCCTGCTGGAGGGCGGCCTGGACCTCGCCCCGGTGATCACCGGCCGCTACGAGTACCGCGACTTCGAGGCCGCCTTCGAGGACGCGGCCAGCGGCAAGGGCGGCAAGGTCATCCTCGACTGGACCGTCTGA